From a single Pseudomonas cremoricolorata genomic region:
- a CDS encoding alpha/beta fold hydrolase gives MHLIPWSHRSSEGFTLRGWRSPASGKPLLHVLHGNGFCCLVYQPLLLQLSGHFDLWLSDVQGHGDSDHGGAFRGWDRTAALAVEAFQAGRGEYGDVPRYAIGHSFGGVLSGLILAAHPRLFQRAVLLDPVLFSRRMIGLMKVASLLGLERRHGLARKAAQRRSHWPDRAAALAGLRGRGIFKGWQDEALQAYVEHALGDGPEGVVLKCRPSREADVFASMPQRLWPSLQRIDSATLILHGQGSYPFVGPSAQRLARINPQVQQRQVPGGHCFMQEHVEATAAQVRGFLYAGR, from the coding sequence ATGCATCTGATCCCGTGGTCCCACCGCAGCTCCGAAGGCTTTACCTTGCGCGGCTGGCGCTCACCGGCCAGCGGCAAGCCGCTGTTGCATGTGCTGCATGGCAACGGCTTTTGCTGCCTGGTGTATCAGCCGCTGCTGCTGCAGTTGAGCGGGCATTTCGACCTGTGGCTGAGCGATGTCCAGGGCCACGGCGACAGCGACCATGGCGGCGCGTTTCGTGGCTGGGACCGCACCGCAGCGCTGGCGGTCGAGGCGTTCCAGGCCGGACGTGGCGAGTACGGCGACGTGCCACGCTATGCCATAGGCCACAGCTTTGGCGGTGTGTTGAGCGGTTTGATACTGGCCGCACATCCCCGGTTGTTCCAGCGCGCGGTGCTGCTCGATCCGGTGCTGTTCAGCCGCCGCATGATCGGTCTGATGAAAGTCGCCAGCCTGCTTGGTCTGGAACGTCGCCATGGCCTGGCGCGCAAGGCCGCCCAGCGCCGCAGCCACTGGCCTGACCGCGCGGCGGCGCTTGCCGGCCTGCGCGGGCGAGGCATCTTCAAGGGCTGGCAGGACGAGGCTTTGCAAGCCTATGTCGAGCATGCCCTGGGCGACGGTCCCGAAGGCGTGGTGCTCAAGTGCCGGCCCAGCCGCGAAGCGGATGTGTTTGCCAGCATGCCGCAGCGGCTCTGGCCTAGCTTGCAACGTATCGACAGCGCCACCCTGATCCTGCATGGCCAGGGGAGCTACCCCTTCGTCGGCCCGTCAGCTCAGCGCCTGGCGCGGATCAACCCGCAGGTGCAGCAGCGGCAGGTGCCAGGCGGACACTGTTTCATGCAGGAGCATGTCGAGGCCACCGCCGCACAGGTACGCGGCTTTCTATACGCGGGGCGATAG
- the treS gene encoding maltose alpha-D-glucosyltransferase, translating to MSHPDPSYVNWLEQQSMLKVSQDRARQYSGQSRLWLNPYAEAQPRRATQIASVWLTVYPDAIIAPEGCSVLAALGHEALWKRLSEIGVQGIHTGPIKQSGGVQGRGFTPSVDGNFDRISFDIDPLYGTEQELVQMSRLAAAHNAVTIDDLIPSHTGKGADFRLAQMGHGAYPGLYHMVEIRQEDWHLLPDVPPGRDTLNLLPAQCDELKARHYIVGQLQRVIFFEPGVKETDWSVTAPVTGSDGVVRRWVYLHYFKEGQPSLNWLDPSFSAQQMIIGDALHALDCLGARGLRLDANGFLGVEIRAEGTAWSESHPLSLVGNQLIGGMIRKAGGFSFQELNLTLDDIAQMSKGGADLSYDFITRPAYQHALLTGDTEFLRLMFKEMQAFDIDPASLIHALQNHDELTVELVHFWTLHAHDMYHYKGQTLPGNILREHIREEIYERLSGEHAPYNLRFVTNGISCTTASLITAALGIRDLDQISAADIEQIQKVHLLLVMYNAMQPGVVALSGWDMVGALPLPAEAVAERMLDGDTRWIHRGGYDLAGLAHDAEHSVRGMPRARALYGSLDEQLDDPDSFASKVKKLLAVRQAYGIATSRQVLVPDVASPGLLVMVHELPAGRGIQISALNFGQSVIAEELQLSGFTPGTVVDMINETVEGDLTEDGRLMINLDPFEALCLRIVNSSGHV from the coding sequence ATGTCGCACCCTGATCCGTCGTACGTGAACTGGCTCGAACAGCAATCGATGCTCAAGGTCTCGCAGGACCGCGCCCGCCAGTATTCCGGGCAGTCGCGGCTGTGGCTCAACCCCTACGCCGAAGCCCAGCCGCGGCGCGCTACGCAGATTGCCTCGGTATGGCTGACCGTCTATCCCGATGCGATCATCGCCCCCGAGGGTTGCTCGGTGCTCGCAGCACTGGGCCATGAAGCGCTGTGGAAGCGCCTGTCGGAAATCGGCGTGCAAGGGATTCACACAGGTCCCATCAAGCAGTCGGGCGGCGTGCAGGGGCGCGGCTTCACGCCCAGCGTCGATGGCAACTTCGACCGTATCAGTTTCGACATCGACCCGTTGTATGGCACCGAGCAGGAGCTGGTGCAGATGAGCCGCCTGGCCGCCGCGCACAACGCCGTGACCATCGATGACCTGATCCCCTCGCACACCGGCAAGGGCGCCGACTTCCGCCTTGCACAGATGGGCCACGGCGCTTACCCCGGCCTGTACCACATGGTCGAGATTCGCCAGGAGGACTGGCACCTGCTGCCCGATGTACCGCCCGGCCGCGATACGCTCAACCTGCTGCCGGCGCAGTGCGACGAGCTCAAGGCGCGGCATTACATCGTCGGCCAGTTGCAACGGGTGATCTTCTTCGAGCCGGGGGTCAAGGAAACCGACTGGAGCGTCACCGCACCGGTGACGGGCAGTGACGGCGTGGTCCGGCGGTGGGTCTACCTGCATTACTTCAAGGAAGGTCAGCCTTCGCTCAACTGGCTCGACCCCAGTTTCAGTGCCCAGCAGATGATCATTGGCGATGCCCTGCACGCCCTCGATTGCCTCGGCGCCCGCGGCTTGCGCCTGGACGCCAACGGCTTTCTCGGCGTGGAAATCCGCGCCGAAGGGACCGCCTGGTCGGAGAGCCATCCGCTGTCGCTGGTGGGCAACCAGCTGATCGGCGGCATGATTCGCAAGGCCGGCGGCTTCAGCTTCCAGGAACTGAACCTGACCCTCGACGACATTGCGCAGATGTCCAAGGGTGGCGCGGATCTGTCCTACGACTTCATCACCCGTCCGGCTTACCAGCATGCGTTGCTGACTGGCGATACGGAGTTCCTGCGGCTGATGTTCAAGGAGATGCAGGCGTTTGACATCGACCCCGCCTCCCTGATTCACGCCTTGCAGAACCACGATGAGCTGACCGTGGAACTGGTGCACTTCTGGACCCTGCATGCCCACGACATGTACCACTACAAGGGCCAGACCCTGCCGGGCAACATCCTGCGCGAGCACATCCGTGAAGAGATCTACGAACGGTTGTCCGGTGAACACGCGCCCTACAACCTGCGTTTCGTCACCAACGGCATCTCGTGCACCACCGCCAGCCTGATCACCGCAGCCCTGGGCATCCGCGACCTGGACCAGATCAGCGCCGCCGACATCGAGCAGATCCAGAAGGTGCACCTGCTGCTGGTGATGTACAACGCCATGCAGCCAGGGGTGGTGGCGCTATCGGGCTGGGATATGGTCGGCGCCCTGCCCTTGCCAGCTGAAGCCGTGGCCGAGCGCATGCTCGATGGCGACACCCGCTGGATTCACCGTGGCGGGTACGACCTGGCCGGCCTTGCCCATGACGCCGAGCACTCGGTACGCGGCATGCCCCGTGCACGCGCGCTGTATGGCAGCCTGGATGAACAGCTGGACGATCCCGATTCGTTCGCCAGCAAGGTGAAGAAGCTGCTGGCGGTACGCCAGGCCTACGGCATCGCCACCAGCCGCCAGGTGCTGGTGCCAGACGTCGCGAGCCCTGGCCTGCTGGTGATGGTCCACGAATTGCCTGCAGGGCGCGGCATTCAGATCAGCGCGTTGAACTTCGGCCAGAGCGTGATCGCCGAAGAGCTGCAACTGAGCGGTTTCACACCCGGCACGGTGGTGGACATGATCAACGAGACGGTCGAGGGCGACCTCACCGAAGACGGCCGGCTGATGATCAACCTCGATCCGTTCGAGGCGCTGTGTCTGCGCATCGTCAACAGCAGTGGGCATGTGTGA
- a CDS encoding TonB-dependent receptor, with product MSLLPRQHPRLASSISMPTLCLVLGLSAVPELALAETQPRHFQIPAGTLSSALTRFAGQAGVSLSVDPALVAGKQSPVLSGQYSVQEGFARLLQGTGLQLQAVGTDSYTLVPIASEGAALEIAPTTIQSLQAGAALEGERYAGGQVVRRGSQGLLGSRDFMDTPFSMTTYSSESIKAQQARTLSDMVASDPSVRTTNPAGGRFEQFTVRGFSLFNSDVSYGGLYGVLPTYSIDMEMADRVDIIKGPSQLINGISPRGSVGGGINIVPKHAGDAPLSEFTASYASDSQLGGAVDVSRRFGDQDQFGVRFNGVKQAGDTPWDKQSVDRQMAVVGLDFRGERLRLSTDFGHTERYTDAPQERVLVGALAKVPDADKVRHNYAQKWSKARTHDTFGMINGEFDVNDSLMVYGAVGARESNHDFLRHNVPISNDAGDFVVAPRGFTRDESVRTAIAGLRNWFDTGSVSHEVNLSASYFYMDFENGDTRYATGNSNLYDPVATPKPGLPTRPSSSTYTENRFTGVALSDTLGFLDDRLLLTLGARWQRVQVDDWEDGVKGETAYDEEKLSPSGGILFKATDQLSLYANYMEGLSQGKIAPGTASNEDEIFPPFISRQLEVGAKYDFGRYALTASAFRIKQPAYETNAVTRVFGPNGKRENTGLELSLFGEPVKGVRLLGGVMYIHSELKDTLDSRFDGNRAPATPSYNVNLGAEWDVPTVEGLTLTARGIHSSSQYLDQANSKKIDGWERYDLGARYAFKVEGRDVTLRASVENVLNDRYWASAGASDDSEAGLTLSAPRTWLLSTTVAF from the coding sequence ATGTCCTTATTGCCGCGCCAGCACCCGCGCCTGGCGTCTTCGATTTCCATGCCCACCTTGTGTCTGGTCCTGGGCCTGAGCGCCGTGCCCGAGCTGGCGCTGGCCGAGACGCAGCCGCGCCACTTCCAGATTCCTGCCGGCACCCTGAGCAGCGCGCTGACCCGTTTTGCCGGACAGGCCGGGGTCAGCCTGTCGGTCGACCCTGCTCTGGTGGCTGGCAAGCAGAGCCCGGTGCTGTCCGGGCAGTACAGCGTGCAGGAAGGCTTTGCGCGTTTGCTGCAAGGCACTGGCCTGCAACTGCAGGCGGTTGGCACCGACAGCTACACCCTGGTGCCGATCGCCAGCGAAGGCGCCGCCCTGGAAATCGCGCCGACCACCATCCAGAGCCTGCAAGCCGGCGCGGCGCTGGAGGGCGAGCGCTATGCCGGCGGCCAGGTGGTGCGGCGCGGTTCCCAGGGGCTGCTGGGCTCGCGGGACTTCATGGACACGCCGTTCAGCATGACCACCTACAGCAGCGAGTCGATCAAGGCCCAGCAGGCGCGCACCCTGAGCGACATGGTCGCCAGTGACCCTTCGGTGCGCACCACCAACCCGGCCGGTGGACGTTTCGAGCAGTTCACCGTACGCGGTTTCAGCCTGTTCAACAGCGATGTCTCCTATGGCGGTCTGTACGGCGTGCTGCCGACCTACAGCATCGACATGGAAATGGCCGACCGGGTCGACATCATCAAAGGTCCGAGTCAGCTGATCAACGGCATCTCGCCGCGCGGCAGCGTCGGCGGCGGCATCAACATCGTGCCCAAGCACGCAGGCGACGCACCGCTCAGCGAATTCACCGCCAGCTACGCCTCTGACAGTCAACTGGGCGGCGCGGTGGACGTCAGCCGCCGCTTTGGCGACCAAGACCAGTTCGGCGTGCGCTTCAACGGCGTCAAACAGGCCGGCGATACCCCGTGGGACAAGCAGAGCGTCGATCGCCAGATGGCCGTGGTCGGCCTGGATTTTCGCGGTGAGCGGCTGCGCCTGTCGACCGACTTCGGTCACACCGAGCGCTATACCGATGCGCCGCAGGAACGGGTGCTGGTCGGCGCCCTGGCCAAGGTGCCGGACGCCGACAAGGTGCGCCACAACTATGCGCAGAAGTGGAGCAAGGCGCGCACCCATGACACCTTTGGCATGATCAACGGTGAGTTCGATGTCAACGACTCGCTGATGGTCTACGGCGCCGTGGGCGCACGCGAAAGCAACCACGACTTCCTGCGCCACAATGTGCCGATCAGCAACGATGCCGGCGACTTCGTCGTCGCCCCCCGCGGCTTCACCCGCGACGAGAGCGTGCGCACCGCCATAGCGGGTCTGCGCAACTGGTTCGATACCGGCTCGGTCAGCCATGAGGTGAACCTCTCGGCCAGCTACTTCTACATGGACTTCGAGAACGGCGACACCCGCTACGCCACCGGCAACAGCAACCTGTACGACCCGGTGGCAACGCCCAAACCCGGGTTGCCGACCCGGCCATCGTCGTCCACCTACACGGAAAACCGCTTCACCGGCGTGGCACTGTCCGACACCCTGGGCTTTCTCGATGACCGCCTGCTGCTGACCCTCGGCGCGCGCTGGCAGCGGGTGCAGGTGGATGACTGGGAAGACGGCGTCAAGGGCGAGACCGCCTACGACGAAGAAAAGCTCTCGCCGTCCGGCGGCATTCTGTTCAAGGCCACCGATCAATTGTCGTTGTACGCCAACTACATGGAAGGCCTGAGCCAGGGCAAGATCGCACCCGGCACAGCGAGCAACGAAGACGAAATCTTCCCGCCGTTCATCAGCCGTCAGCTGGAGGTGGGCGCCAAGTACGATTTTGGCCGCTACGCGCTGACCGCCAGCGCCTTTCGCATCAAGCAGCCGGCCTACGAGACCAACGCCGTCACGCGGGTGTTCGGCCCCAATGGCAAGCGCGAGAACACCGGTCTTGAGTTGAGCCTGTTCGGCGAACCGGTCAAGGGCGTGCGCCTGCTCGGTGGGGTGATGTACATCCACAGCGAGCTCAAGGACACCCTCGACAGCCGCTTCGACGGCAACCGCGCCCCGGCCACCCCGAGCTACAACGTCAACCTCGGTGCCGAATGGGACGTGCCCACGGTCGAGGGTCTGACCCTGACCGCGCGGGGTATTCATTCCAGCTCGCAGTACCTCGACCAGGCCAACAGCAAGAAGATCGACGGCTGGGAGCGCTACGACCTTGGTGCGCGCTATGCCTTCAAGGTCGAAGGTCGCGACGTGACCCTGCGCGCCAGCGTCGAGAACGTGCTCAACGACCGTTACTGGGCCTCGGCCGGTGCCTCCGACGACAGCGAAGCCGGCCTGACCCTGTCGGCACCACGCACCTGGTTGCTGTCGACCACCGTGGCGTTCTAA
- a CDS encoding STAS domain-containing protein — protein MATLQGSTLEAIKNNQDQLLDEWIASLESNGATRNLKEQDLRQQTRGFLQLLADGMQSADGQVSNAEEVRRFLEKLSASRAQLGHDSHQTAFFIFALKGPLFSLLQRLYADQPALLAEQLLVISELLDSLGMHTVRAYQITREAVIRRQQEELLELSTPVVKLWDGVLALPLIGTLDSQRSQTVMESLLQRIVDTGSEIAIIDITGVPTVDTLVAQHLLKTVTAIRLMGADCIISGVRPQIAQTIVHLGLDLSSITTKANLADALKLAIKRLDVGDAARG, from the coding sequence ATGGCGACATTGCAGGGCAGTACGTTGGAAGCGATCAAGAACAACCAAGACCAGCTACTGGATGAATGGATCGCCAGCCTCGAAAGCAACGGCGCCACCCGCAACCTCAAGGAGCAGGATCTGCGTCAGCAGACCCGCGGTTTCCTTCAACTGCTCGCCGACGGCATGCAGTCTGCCGATGGGCAGGTCAGCAACGCCGAAGAGGTGCGTCGCTTCCTGGAAAAACTCTCGGCCTCGCGTGCGCAACTGGGCCATGATTCCCACCAGACGGCGTTCTTCATCTTCGCCCTCAAAGGTCCGCTGTTCAGCCTGTTGCAACGCCTCTACGCCGATCAGCCTGCGCTGCTCGCCGAACAGCTGCTGGTGATCTCCGAGCTGCTCGACAGCCTCGGCATGCATACCGTGCGCGCGTACCAGATCACCCGCGAAGCGGTGATCCGCCGTCAGCAGGAAGAACTGCTGGAGCTGTCCACCCCGGTGGTCAAGCTGTGGGATGGGGTACTGGCCCTGCCGCTGATCGGCACCCTCGATTCGCAGCGCAGCCAGACCGTCATGGAGTCGCTGTTGCAACGCATCGTCGACACTGGCTCTGAAATCGCCATCATCGACATCACGGGTGTGCCAACCGTCGACACCCTGGTCGCCCAGCACCTGCTCAAGACCGTCACCGCCATTCGCCTGATGGGCGCTGATTGCATCATCAGCGGCGTGCGTCCGCAGATCGCGCAGACCATCGTCCACCTCGGTCTGGACCTGAGCAGCATCACCACCAAGGCCAACCTGGCCGATGCCCTGAAGCTGGCGATCAAACGCCTGGATGTCGGCGACGCCGCGCGGGGTTGA
- a CDS encoding STAS domain-containing protein: protein MERIPILQMGEFLLVTIQVDMHDQLALNLQEDLTDRISRTSARGVLIDISALDMVDSFIGRMIASISGLSRIMDAETMVVGMQPAVAITLVELGLTLPGVSTALTVERGMQVLRKRVAGR from the coding sequence ATGGAACGGATTCCGATTCTGCAGATGGGCGAGTTCCTGCTGGTGACCATTCAGGTCGACATGCATGACCAACTGGCCCTGAACCTGCAGGAAGACCTCACCGATCGCATCAGCCGCACTTCGGCGCGCGGCGTGCTGATCGATATTTCCGCGCTGGACATGGTCGATTCGTTCATCGGCCGCATGATCGCCAGCATTTCCGGGCTGTCGCGCATCATGGACGCCGAAACCATGGTGGTCGGCATGCAGCCGGCGGTGGCCATTACCCTGGTCGAGCTGGGCCTGACCTTGCCGGGCGTCAGCACCGCGCTCACGGTCGAGCGCGGCATGCAGGTGCTGCGCAAACGGGTGGCTGGTCGATGA
- a CDS encoding anti-sigma regulatory factor: MNVNVNQSGSLPVRVEQDVVLARQQARKIASEQGMRLVDLTKLVTAVSELARNTVVYGGGGDMDWQVIEQTGRAGVRILFRDEGPGIADTRLALTDGWTSGSGLGLGLTGARRLVDEFDLDTAPGQGTRITITRWL, encoded by the coding sequence ATGAACGTCAACGTCAACCAGAGCGGCAGCCTGCCGGTGCGTGTCGAACAGGACGTGGTGCTGGCCCGGCAACAGGCGCGCAAGATCGCCAGTGAGCAGGGCATGCGCCTGGTCGACCTGACCAAGCTGGTCACCGCAGTCAGCGAGCTGGCCCGCAACACCGTGGTCTACGGCGGTGGTGGCGATATGGACTGGCAGGTCATCGAGCAGACCGGGCGTGCCGGCGTACGCATTCTGTTTCGCGACGAAGGGCCAGGCATCGCCGATACCCGCCTGGCCCTGACCGACGGCTGGACGTCGGGCTCTGGCCTGGGACTGGGCCTGACCGGCGCACGGCGTCTGGTCGATGAATTCGACCTGGACACGGCGCCTGGCCAGGGCACGCGGATCACCATCACGCGATGGTTATGA
- a CDS encoding ATP-binding protein yields MTLTASLTQVLALDDSSQVGHARRVAQRLAERLGFDEADAGRVALVATELASNVLKHAQRGALHLRALSRADGVAGVELLSVDGAAGFDRSQCMTDGFSTGGTQGIGLGSVSRSAQVFDLYSDDHGSVVLARLYPAGQGSDDVRIGVSQHSLHDDPACGDTWQVAFHGPLLSALVIDGLGHGAEAEQAALAGARSFAEAPFDPPQTVLERLHVDMNGTRGGAVAIAQFDATQGTLHYVGVGNIGATLADAQHSHGLASLPGIVGGQYRKSQVFDYAHLNHHLLIMYSDGLQSRWNLHTYPGLVHRHPAVIAAVLHRDFCRGRDDVTVLVIDLEFSHA; encoded by the coding sequence ATGACCCTGACCGCCAGTCTGACCCAGGTGCTGGCCCTCGACGATTCCAGCCAGGTCGGCCATGCGCGGCGGGTCGCCCAGCGCCTGGCCGAGCGGCTGGGTTTCGATGAGGCCGATGCCGGACGGGTGGCGCTGGTCGCCACCGAGCTTGCCAGCAACGTGCTCAAGCACGCCCAGCGCGGCGCGCTGCACCTGCGTGCGCTGAGCCGCGCCGATGGCGTGGCGGGGGTGGAGCTACTGAGCGTCGATGGCGCTGCCGGTTTCGATCGCTCGCAATGCATGACCGATGGCTTTTCCACCGGCGGCACTCAGGGCATTGGTCTGGGCAGCGTGTCGCGTTCAGCCCAAGTATTCGACCTTTACAGCGACGACCACGGCTCGGTAGTGCTGGCCCGGCTGTACCCGGCTGGGCAGGGCAGCGACGATGTGCGAATCGGCGTCAGCCAGCACTCGCTGCACGACGATCCGGCCTGCGGCGATACCTGGCAAGTCGCATTCCACGGTCCACTGCTCAGTGCCCTGGTGATCGATGGCCTGGGCCATGGCGCAGAGGCCGAACAGGCCGCGCTGGCCGGCGCACGGAGCTTTGCCGAGGCGCCGTTCGACCCGCCGCAGACCGTGCTCGAGCGGCTGCACGTGGACATGAACGGTACCCGCGGCGGCGCGGTGGCCATCGCGCAGTTCGATGCCACACAGGGCACACTGCACTACGTCGGCGTTGGCAACATCGGCGCTACCCTGGCCGACGCCCAACACAGCCACGGCCTGGCCTCGCTGCCGGGCATCGTCGGCGGGCAATACCGCAAGAGCCAGGTGTTCGACTACGCTCACCTCAACCACCATTTGCTGATCATGTACAGCGACGGCCTGCAGTCGCGCTGGAACCTGCACACCTACCCCGGTCTGGTCCATCGCCATCCCGCCGTCATCGCCGCTGTGCTGCACCGCGATTTCTGCCGTGGCCGTGATGACGTGACGGTGCTGGTCATCGACCTGGAGTTCAGCCATGCCTGA
- a CDS encoding sensor histidine kinase — protein MPDPLSLDGAAQAALITRLQAETQALRAELDETNQGVLALYAELDNQAEQLRQASDLKSRFLSYMSHEFRTPLGSILSITRLLADELDGPLSDEQHKQVAFVSTATRELSDMVDDLLDLAKIEAGRISISPAWFDMLDLFAALRGMFRPIVNATAVDLIFEEPQGLPQLYSDDKKLSQILRNFIANALKFTVRGEVRVSAQRVGDDRVRFTVSDTGIGIAPDLLASLFEDFSQVESPLQKRLRGTGLGLSLCKRFAELLGGEVGVHSEPNVGSSFYVTIPLALEQEGADGQ, from the coding sequence ATGCCTGACCCGCTTTCCCTCGACGGCGCCGCCCAGGCGGCGCTGATCACCCGCCTGCAGGCCGAGACCCAGGCCCTGCGCGCCGAGCTGGATGAAACCAACCAGGGCGTGTTGGCGTTGTACGCCGAACTGGACAATCAGGCCGAACAGTTGCGTCAGGCGTCCGACCTGAAAAGCCGGTTCCTGTCATACATGAGCCATGAATTTCGCACCCCCCTGGGCTCGATCCTGAGCATCACTCGTCTGCTCGCCGACGAACTGGACGGGCCGCTGTCGGATGAGCAACACAAGCAGGTGGCATTCGTCAGCACGGCTACCCGAGAGTTGTCGGACATGGTCGACGACCTGCTCGACCTTGCCAAGATCGAGGCCGGACGCATCAGCATTTCGCCAGCCTGGTTCGACATGCTGGATTTGTTCGCTGCCTTGCGCGGCATGTTCCGGCCCATCGTCAACGCCACTGCCGTCGACCTGATCTTCGAAGAACCACAAGGCCTGCCGCAGCTCTACAGCGATGACAAGAAGCTGTCGCAGATCCTGCGCAACTTCATCGCCAATGCGCTGAAGTTCACCGTGCGCGGGGAAGTGCGGGTGTCGGCCCAGCGCGTGGGTGACGACCGGGTGCGCTTCACCGTGAGCGACACTGGCATCGGTATCGCCCCTGATTTGCTGGCCTCGCTGTTCGAGGACTTCAGCCAGGTCGAGTCGCCGTTGCAGAAACGCCTGCGCGGCACTGGCCTTGGGCTTTCACTGTGCAAGCGCTTCGCCGAGCTGCTGGGCGGGGAAGTGGGGGTGCACAGTGAGCCGAACGTGGGTTCGTCGTTCTACGTGACCATTCCTCTGGCCCTGGAGCAGGAGGGCGCCGATGGGCAATGA
- a CDS encoding response regulator → MGNDVRLLIVDDNIVTRYALRRRLAMHGFEVLEAGTGTEGLAVLAETAVDALILDVNLPDMSGFDVVRILRQAPETALLPIIHVSAASIQTGDIITGLDNGADAYLIHPVDPDVLLATLRTLLRVRDSERALRESEASFREIFNNVSAPIALLDAQLKVHECNHAFATLVQDNCNAERLDECFGTGQEAMLQELRVHLAAGARWRGTVAMAQHGQPRETEWQLSPYRVPGLSLVFVEDITEHRHRERSHLAQLDDANSQLAREVAERVRTEAQLLQLQKMDGLGRLTGGIAHDFNNLLTGIITSLELIRKRVGEGRLEKIPAYTDAALNSAMSAASLTHRLLAFARQQPLDTRPVDVNRHVLSLQDLLARTIGERIRLELSLSSRPAIALVDPVQLESAVLNLVINARDALPKGGTIWVNTSAAWASGDPHLKDGPYVSVSVRDDGMGIDPAVQDKVFDPFFTTKPLGQGTGLGLSTIYGFARQSGGHVALRSLVGRGTEVTLMLPASGEAADSGTPLGRIEQPGHGEHVLIVEDMPSVRSSVAEVLLDAGYQCSQAETIEQALDQLRENPGIALLLTDVGLPAMSGRELADMARTYRPGLPVLLMTGYAETALDRQAFLGEDMDLLIKPFHIADLLDKVSQALNRHA, encoded by the coding sequence ATGGGCAATGACGTGCGCCTGCTGATCGTCGACGACAACATCGTCACCCGCTACGCCCTGCGCCGGCGTCTGGCCATGCACGGGTTCGAGGTGCTCGAAGCCGGCACAGGCACCGAAGGTCTGGCGGTGCTGGCGGAAACGGCGGTGGATGCGCTGATTCTCGACGTCAACCTGCCCGACATGAGCGGCTTCGACGTGGTGCGCATTCTGCGTCAGGCGCCGGAGACGGCGCTGTTGCCAATCATTCATGTCTCTGCGGCATCGATCCAGACGGGCGACATCATCACCGGCCTGGACAATGGCGCTGATGCCTACCTGATTCACCCCGTTGACCCTGACGTACTGCTGGCCACCTTGCGCACCCTGCTGCGGGTGCGTGACAGTGAGCGTGCGCTGCGCGAAAGCGAGGCGAGCTTCCGGGAAATTTTCAACAACGTGTCTGCCCCCATCGCCTTGCTCGACGCCCAGCTCAAGGTGCATGAGTGCAACCACGCCTTCGCCACGCTGGTGCAGGACAATTGCAACGCCGAACGTCTCGATGAGTGCTTCGGCACCGGCCAGGAAGCGATGTTGCAAGAGCTGCGGGTGCATCTTGCCGCCGGCGCGCGTTGGCGCGGTACGGTAGCGATGGCCCAGCATGGTCAGCCGCGGGAAACCGAATGGCAGCTGTCGCCGTATCGCGTGCCGGGGTTGTCGCTGGTGTTCGTCGAGGACATTACCGAGCACCGCCACCGCGAACGTTCGCACCTGGCGCAGCTGGACGATGCCAACAGTCAGTTGGCCCGGGAAGTCGCCGAGCGCGTGCGCACCGAAGCGCAGTTGCTGCAGTTGCAGAAGATGGACGGCCTCGGCCGCCTCACCGGGGGTATCGCCCATGACTTCAACAACTTGCTGACCGGCATCATCACCAGCCTGGAGCTGATCCGCAAACGGGTCGGTGAAGGGCGCCTGGAGAAGATTCCGGCCTACACCGATGCTGCGCTCAATTCCGCCATGAGCGCCGCCTCGCTGACCCACCGTCTGCTGGCGTTCGCCCGCCAGCAACCGCTCGACACCCGGCCGGTGGACGTCAATCGTCACGTGCTGTCGTTGCAAGACCTGCTGGCCCGCACTATCGGCGAGCGCATCCGTCTGGAGCTGTCGCTGTCGAGCCGTCCGGCCATCGCCCTGGTCGATCCGGTGCAACTGGAAAGCGCCGTGCTCAACCTGGTGATCAACGCACGGGATGCGCTGCCCAAGGGTGGCACCATCTGGGTCAACACCTCGGCGGCCTGGGCCTCGGGTGATCCGCATCTCAAGGACGGCCCGTACGTCTCGGTGAGCGTTCGCGACGACGGCATGGGCATCGATCCGGCAGTGCAGGACAAAGTCTTCGACCCGTTCTTCACCACCAAGCCGCTGGGCCAGGGCACGGGGCTGGGGCTGTCGACCATTTATGGTTTTGCCCGGCAATCGGGCGGTCATGTGGCGCTGCGCAGTCTGGTGGGGCGCGGAACCGAAGTCACCCTGATGCTGCCGGCCAGCGGCGAGGCTGCCGACAGCGGCACGCCGCTGGGACGTATCGAGCAGCCTGGCCACGGTGAGCACGTGCTGATCGTCGAGGACATGCCCTCTGTGCGCTCATCGGTGGCCGAGGTGCTGCTCGATGCCGGTTATCAGTGCAGTCAGGCCGAGACCATCGAACAGGCCCTCGACCAACTGCGGGAAAATCCAGGCATCGCGCTACTGCTGACCGACGTAGGCCTGCCGGCCATGAGCGGCCGTGAGCTGGCCGATATGGCGCGTACCTACCGTCCCGGATTGCCCGTGCTACTGATGACCGGCTACGCGGAAACGGCCCTGGACCGCCAGGCCTTTCTCGGTGAGGACATGGACCTGCTGATCAAACCTTTCCATATCGCCGACCTGCTGGACAAGGTCAGTCAGGCCCTGAACCGTCACGCCTGA